From the genome of Argentina anserina chromosome 4, drPotAnse1.1, whole genome shotgun sequence, one region includes:
- the LOC126790240 gene encoding alkaline/neutral invertase A, mitochondrial isoform X1 yields MSSSNCIGVYTMRPCCRILMGYGYRSASTFGSSGPKLSRAVVDNVSKLRSRSCSGESVGCIRGIDPNRRGFNVSDSEWSHQPRVGYSGVNRVKRGVLVIRNVASDFRNHSTSVDSQVNGKSFESIYIQGGLNVKPLVIERIETGNGDVVKEEESRVEVNGANVNVNIGDSKGLNDSKVETELSETEKEAWSLLRESVVDYCGNPVGTLAAIDPADKTPLNYDQVFIRDFVPSALAFLLNGEPEIVKNFLLHTLQLQSWEKTVDCYSPGQGLMPASFKVKTAPLDGSDGKFEEVLDPDFGESAIGRVAPVDSGLWWIIMLRAYGKITGDYTLQERVDVQTGIRLILNLCLTDGFDMFPTLLVTDGSCMIDRRMGIHGHPLEIQALFYSALRCSREMLIVNDGTKNLVAAVNNRLSALSFHIREYYWVDMKKLNEIYRYKTEEYSTDAVNKFNIYPDQIPSWLVDWIPDEGGYLIGNLQPAHMDFRFFTLGNLWSIVSSLGTQQQNEGILNLMETKWDDFVAQMPLKICYPAMEYEEWRIVTGADPKNTPWSYHNGGSWPTLLWQFTLACIKMGKTELAEKAVALAEKRLSGDHWPEYYDTKNGRFIGKQSRLHQTWTIAGYLTSKMLLENPEKAALLFWDEDYELLQTCVCALIKTSKKKCSRRSQIQV; encoded by the exons ATGAGCAGTAGCAATTGTATTGGAGTCTACACCATGAGGCCGTGTTGTAGAATTCTAATGGGCTATGGCTACAGGAGCGCTTCAACTTTCGGTTCCTCGGGGCCGAAATTGAGCCGTGCAGTTGTTGATAATGTGTCGAAATTACGATCTAGGAGCTGTAGTGGTGAGAGTGTAGGGTGTATACGTGGAATTGATCCGAATCGGAGAGGTTTTAATGTGTCCGATTCGGAGTGGAGCCATCAGCCTAGGGTTGGTTATAGTGGTGTAAATAGAGTTAAGAGAGGTGTTTTAGTGATCCGGAATGTGGCGTCGGATTTTAGGAACCACTCGACCTCGGTTGATAGTCAGGTTAACGGGAAGTCGTTTGAGAGTATTTATATTCAAGGTGGCTTGAATGTGAAACCTTTGGTGATAGAGAGAATTGAGACCGGTAACGGTGATGTTGTCAAAGAAGAAGAGTCTAGGGTAGAGGTTAATGGCgcaaatgtaaatgtaaatataggTGATTCCAAGGGTTTGAATGACTCCAAAGTTGAGACAGAGTTGTCCGAAACTGAAAAGGAGGCGTGGAGTTTGCTTCGAGAATCGGTTGTTGATTATTGTGGGAATCCGGTGGGAACTCTTGCCGCTATTGATCCAGCAGACAAGACGCCGCTCAATTATGATCAGGTCTTTATTCGGGATTTTGTTCCCTCGGCACTTGCTTTCTTGCTTAATGGAGAGCCTGAGATTGTCAAGAACTTTCTTCTTCACACATTGCAGTTACAG AGCTGGGAAAAGACAGTCGATTGTTACAGCCCTGGGCAAGGGTTGATGCCGGCAAGCTTCAAAGTTAAGACTGCTCCTCTTGATGGAAGTGATGGAAAATTTGAGGAAGTTTTAGATCCTGACTTTGGCGAATCAGCCATTGGACGTGTTGCACCTGTTGATTCAG GTTTGTGGTGGATAATTATGTTGAGAGCTTATGGAAAAATCACAGGTGACTATACATTACAAGAACGGGTGGATGTCCAGACAGGCATAAGATTGATACTTAATCTCTGTTTAACTGATGGATTTGACATGTTTCCTACTCTGCTAGTGACGGATGGTTCCTGTATGATTGACAGAAGGATGGGTATTCATGGACACCCCCTTGAAATCCAA GCATTATTTTACTCAGCTCTACGCTGCTCCCGTGAAATGCTCATTGTCAACGATGGAACAAAAAATCTGGTTGCTGCAGTCAACAATCGACTGAGTGCACTTTCTTTTCACATTAGAGAGTACTATTGGGTGGATATGAAGAAACTCAATGAGATTTACCGTTATAAGACAGAGGAGTATTCTACAGATGCCGTCAATAAATTCAATATCTATCCAGATCAAATTCCTTCTTGGTTGGTGGACTGGATTCCTGATGAAGGTGGTTACCTCATTGGCAATTTACAACCTGCCCATATGGATTTTAGGTTCTTCACTCTCGGAAATCTTTGGTCTATTGTATCATCTCTTGGTACCCAACAACAGAATGAGggtattttgaatttgatggaGACCAAATGGGATGATTTTGTGGCTCAAATGCCTCTGAAGATTTGTTACCCTGCCATGGAGTATGAAGAATGGCGTATAGTTACTGGTGCTGACCCAAAGAATAC GCCATGGTCATATCATAATGGCGGATCCTGGCCAACACTCCTGTGGCAG TTCACATTGGCCTGCATCAAGATGGGAAAGACAGAATTAGCAGAGAAGGCAGTTGCCTTGGCAGAGAAGAGGCTGTCTGGGGATCACTGGCCTGAATATTATGATACAAAAAATGGGAGATTTATAGGCAAGCAATCCCGTCTTCACCAGACATGGACCATTGCCGGTTACCTAACTTCAAAAATGCTTTTGGAGAACCCTGAGAAGGCAGCACTCTTGTTTTGGGACGAGGATTATGAACTTCTCCAGACTTGTGTTTGTGCGCTCATCAAAACCAGTAAAAAAAAGTGTTCCAGAAGGTCTCAAATTCAGGTCTAG
- the LOC126790240 gene encoding alkaline/neutral invertase C, mitochondrial isoform X2, giving the protein MSSSNCIGVYTMRPCCRILMGYGYRSASTFGSSGPKLSRAVVDNVSKLRSRSCSGESVGCIRGIDPNRRGFNVSDSEWSHQPRVGYSGVNRVKRGVLVIRNVASDFRNHSTSVDSQVNGKSFESIYIQGGLNVKPLVIERIETGNGDVVKEEESRVEVNGANVNVNIGDSKGLNDSKVETELSETEKEAWSLLRESVVDYCGNPVGTLAAIDPADKTPLNYDQVFIRDFVPSALAFLLNGEPEIVKNFLLHTLQLQSWEKTVDCYSPGQGLMPASFKVKTAPLDGSDGKFEEVLDPDFGESAIGRVAPVDSGLWWIIMLRAYGKITVTDGSCMIDRRMGIHGHPLEIQALFYSALRCSREMLIVNDGTKNLVAAVNNRLSALSFHIREYYWVDMKKLNEIYRYKTEEYSTDAVNKFNIYPDQIPSWLVDWIPDEGGYLIGNLQPAHMDFRFFTLGNLWSIVSSLGTQQQNEGILNLMETKWDDFVAQMPLKICYPAMEYEEWRIVTGADPKNTPWSYHNGGSWPTLLWQFTLACIKMGKTELAEKAVALAEKRLSGDHWPEYYDTKNGRFIGKQSRLHQTWTIAGYLTSKMLLENPEKAALLFWDEDYELLQTCVCALIKTSKKKCSRRSQIQV; this is encoded by the exons ATGAGCAGTAGCAATTGTATTGGAGTCTACACCATGAGGCCGTGTTGTAGAATTCTAATGGGCTATGGCTACAGGAGCGCTTCAACTTTCGGTTCCTCGGGGCCGAAATTGAGCCGTGCAGTTGTTGATAATGTGTCGAAATTACGATCTAGGAGCTGTAGTGGTGAGAGTGTAGGGTGTATACGTGGAATTGATCCGAATCGGAGAGGTTTTAATGTGTCCGATTCGGAGTGGAGCCATCAGCCTAGGGTTGGTTATAGTGGTGTAAATAGAGTTAAGAGAGGTGTTTTAGTGATCCGGAATGTGGCGTCGGATTTTAGGAACCACTCGACCTCGGTTGATAGTCAGGTTAACGGGAAGTCGTTTGAGAGTATTTATATTCAAGGTGGCTTGAATGTGAAACCTTTGGTGATAGAGAGAATTGAGACCGGTAACGGTGATGTTGTCAAAGAAGAAGAGTCTAGGGTAGAGGTTAATGGCgcaaatgtaaatgtaaatataggTGATTCCAAGGGTTTGAATGACTCCAAAGTTGAGACAGAGTTGTCCGAAACTGAAAAGGAGGCGTGGAGTTTGCTTCGAGAATCGGTTGTTGATTATTGTGGGAATCCGGTGGGAACTCTTGCCGCTATTGATCCAGCAGACAAGACGCCGCTCAATTATGATCAGGTCTTTATTCGGGATTTTGTTCCCTCGGCACTTGCTTTCTTGCTTAATGGAGAGCCTGAGATTGTCAAGAACTTTCTTCTTCACACATTGCAGTTACAG AGCTGGGAAAAGACAGTCGATTGTTACAGCCCTGGGCAAGGGTTGATGCCGGCAAGCTTCAAAGTTAAGACTGCTCCTCTTGATGGAAGTGATGGAAAATTTGAGGAAGTTTTAGATCCTGACTTTGGCGAATCAGCCATTGGACGTGTTGCACCTGTTGATTCAG GTTTGTGGTGGATAATTATGTTGAGAGCTTATGGAAAAATCACAG TGACGGATGGTTCCTGTATGATTGACAGAAGGATGGGTATTCATGGACACCCCCTTGAAATCCAA GCATTATTTTACTCAGCTCTACGCTGCTCCCGTGAAATGCTCATTGTCAACGATGGAACAAAAAATCTGGTTGCTGCAGTCAACAATCGACTGAGTGCACTTTCTTTTCACATTAGAGAGTACTATTGGGTGGATATGAAGAAACTCAATGAGATTTACCGTTATAAGACAGAGGAGTATTCTACAGATGCCGTCAATAAATTCAATATCTATCCAGATCAAATTCCTTCTTGGTTGGTGGACTGGATTCCTGATGAAGGTGGTTACCTCATTGGCAATTTACAACCTGCCCATATGGATTTTAGGTTCTTCACTCTCGGAAATCTTTGGTCTATTGTATCATCTCTTGGTACCCAACAACAGAATGAGggtattttgaatttgatggaGACCAAATGGGATGATTTTGTGGCTCAAATGCCTCTGAAGATTTGTTACCCTGCCATGGAGTATGAAGAATGGCGTATAGTTACTGGTGCTGACCCAAAGAATAC GCCATGGTCATATCATAATGGCGGATCCTGGCCAACACTCCTGTGGCAG TTCACATTGGCCTGCATCAAGATGGGAAAGACAGAATTAGCAGAGAAGGCAGTTGCCTTGGCAGAGAAGAGGCTGTCTGGGGATCACTGGCCTGAATATTATGATACAAAAAATGGGAGATTTATAGGCAAGCAATCCCGTCTTCACCAGACATGGACCATTGCCGGTTACCTAACTTCAAAAATGCTTTTGGAGAACCCTGAGAAGGCAGCACTCTTGTTTTGGGACGAGGATTATGAACTTCTCCAGACTTGTGTTTGTGCGCTCATCAAAACCAGTAAAAAAAAGTGTTCCAGAAGGTCTCAAATTCAGGTCTAG
- the LOC126790506 gene encoding auxin-responsive protein IAA27-like isoform X3, producing MGKITKYEESQISLIQLITSVVKDGVPQSPNPLHEKKPQVSAPAARAQVVGWPPIRSFRKNSMASIPTKKNDDVEGKMGEGCLYVKVSMDGAPYLRTVDRKTYGSYVDLSLSFEKMFSCFTIGTMLLHRS from the exons ATGGgcaaaatcacaaaatatgAAGAATCCCAGATTTCGCTCATTCAATTG ATTACATCTGTTGTGAAAGATGGTGTGCCACAGTCTCCTAACCCATTGCATGAGAAGAAGCCTCAGGTTTCTGCACCTGCTGCAAG GGCTCAGGTAGTTGGATGGCCACCAATCCGTTCATTCCGGAAGAATTCAATGGCATCCATTCCTACCAAAAAGAATGATGATGTAGAAGGCAAGATGGGAGAAGGGTGTCTTTATGTCAAGGTTAGCATGGATGGTGCACCATACCTGAGGACAGTCGATCGCAAAACCTATGGCAGCTATGTGGATCTATCATTATCTTTCGAGAAGATGTTCAGCTGCTTTACTATTG GTACCATGTTGCTGCATAGAAGTTGA
- the LOC126790506 gene encoding auxin-responsive protein IAA27-like isoform X1 produces MGKITKYEESQISLIQLITSVVKDGVPQSPNPLHEKKPQVSAPAARAQVVGWPPIRSFRKNSMASIPTKKNDDVEGKMGEGCLYVKVSMDGAPYLRTVDRKTYGSYVDLSLSFEKMFSCFTIGNSCFNSHTCCQSLYPYKRSGSTLCLHSFGRKLGLKMNEKSWGNVWMPLRLSMHQGFKSYKLFDWCNTCTLGI; encoded by the exons ATGGgcaaaatcacaaaatatgAAGAATCCCAGATTTCGCTCATTCAATTG ATTACATCTGTTGTGAAAGATGGTGTGCCACAGTCTCCTAACCCATTGCATGAGAAGAAGCCTCAGGTTTCTGCACCTGCTGCAAG GGCTCAGGTAGTTGGATGGCCACCAATCCGTTCATTCCGGAAGAATTCAATGGCATCCATTCCTACCAAAAAGAATGATGATGTAGAAGGCAAGATGGGAGAAGGGTGTCTTTATGTCAAGGTTAGCATGGATGGTGCACCATACCTGAGGACAGTCGATCGCAAAACCTATGGCAGCTATGTGGATCTATCATTATCTTTCGAGAAGATGTTCAGCTGCTTTACTATTGGTAATTCTTGTTTTAACTCTCATACTTGTTGTCAATCTCTCTATCCCTATAAAAGGTCTGGTAGTACCTTATGTTTGCATTCATTTGGAAGAAAGTTAGGActgaaaatgaatgaaaaaagttGGGGAAATGTTTGGATGCCCTTACGGTTAAGCATGCATCAGGGATTCAAATCTTATAAATTATTTGACTGGTGTAATACTTGTACACTAGGAATCTAG
- the LOC126790506 gene encoding auxin-responsive protein IAA27-like isoform X2: MGKITKYEESQISLIQLITSVVKDGVPQSPNPLHEKKPQVSAPAARAQVVGWPPIRSFRKNSMASIPTKKNDDVEGKMGEGCLYVKVSMDGAPYLRTVDRKTYGSYVDLSLSFEKMFSCFTIVIHITGTMLLHRS; encoded by the exons ATGGgcaaaatcacaaaatatgAAGAATCCCAGATTTCGCTCATTCAATTG ATTACATCTGTTGTGAAAGATGGTGTGCCACAGTCTCCTAACCCATTGCATGAGAAGAAGCCTCAGGTTTCTGCACCTGCTGCAAG GGCTCAGGTAGTTGGATGGCCACCAATCCGTTCATTCCGGAAGAATTCAATGGCATCCATTCCTACCAAAAAGAATGATGATGTAGAAGGCAAGATGGGAGAAGGGTGTCTTTATGTCAAGGTTAGCATGGATGGTGCACCATACCTGAGGACAGTCGATCGCAAAACCTATGGCAGCTATGTGGATCTATCATTATCTTTCGAGAAGATGTTCAGCTGCTTTACTATTG TGATACATATTACAGGTACCATGTTGCTGCATAGAAGTTGA
- the LOC126791393 gene encoding gibberellin 2-beta-dioxygenase 2-like translates to MVVASPNLIRNEKIQVVDLPVIDLSAPRSVVSKLIVKACEDYGFFKVINHGVPQKVISRMEEKGFAFFSKTVSEKQRAGPVNPFGYGCKNIGNNGDMGEIEYLLFNTDNASIAQRSKTISEEPTKFSSAVSDYIEAVSDLACELLEVIAEGLWVPDTSVFSRLIRDVESDSVFRINYYPPTSSSPTSKVGFGEHTDPQILTLLRSNDVGGLQISPQDGVWVPVPSDPAAFCVNVGDALQAMTNGRFVSVKHRALTNSFKSRMSMALFSGPPLNASLTALPEMVTPENPLIYKQFTWAEYKKTTYSLRLGDSRLNLFRIS, encoded by the exons ATGGTGGTTGCCTCTCCAAACCTGATTCGAAACGAGAAGATCCAGGTCGTCGATCTCCCCGTCATCGACCTTTCCGCCCCACGCTCAGTGGTCTCAAAGCTCATTGTGAAGGCCTGTGAAGACTATGGTTTCTTCAAGGTAATAAACCACGGCGTTCCCCAAAAAGTCATATCCAGAATGGAGGAAAAGGGTTTTGCCTTCTTCTCCAAAACGGTGTCTGAGAAGCAACGTGCCGGGCCGGTCAACCCATTCGGCTACGGTTGCAAGAACATAGGCAACAATGGCGACATGGGTGAGATTGAGTACCTTCTGTTCAACACAGACAACGCATCCATTGCTCAAAGGTCCAAAACCATCTCAGAAGAACCAACCAAATTCAG CTCTGCAGTGAGCGATTACATTGAGGCAGTTAGCGATTTGGCATGTGAGCTTTTGGAGGTGATCGCCGAGGGGCTGTGGGTCCCGGACACGTCGGTGTTCAGTAGGCTCATCAGGGACGTCGAGAGCGACTCGGTTTTCAGAATCAATTACTACCCTCCAACGTCATCGTCGCCAACCTCCAAGGTCGGATTCGGGGAGCACACTGACCCTCAGATTTTGACTCTCCTCAGATCCAACGATGTCGGCGGCCTCCAAATATCGCCGCAGGACGGTGTATGGGTCCCGGTGCCGTCCGACCCCGCTGCCTTCTGTGTTAATGTGGGTGACGCTCTGCAG GCGATGACAAATGGAAGATTTGTGAGCGTAAAACACAGAGCTTTAACCAACTCCTTCAAGTCAAGAATGTCGATGGCGCTTTTCTCAGGCCCTCCTCTAAATGCAAGCCTGACAGCTCTCCCAGAAATGGTCACACCAGAGAACCCTCTTATCTACAAACAATTCACTTGGGCCGAGTACAAGAAAACGACTTACTCTTTGCGCCTTGGCGACAGTCGTCTTAATCTCTTCAGAATCTCTTAA
- the LOC126790240 gene encoding alkaline/neutral invertase C, mitochondrial isoform X3 gives MSSSNCIGVYTMRPCCRILMGYGYRSASTFGSSGPKLSRAVVDNVSKLRSRSCSGESVGCIRGIDPNRRGFNVSDSEWSHQPRVGYSGVNRVKRGVLVIRNVASDFRNHSTSVDSQVNGKSFESIYIQGGLNVKPLVIERIETGNGDVVKEEESRVEVNGANVNVNIGDSKGLNDSKVETELSETEKEAWSLLRESVVDYCGNPVGTLAAIDPADKTPLNYDQVFIRDFVPSALAFLLNGEPEIVKNFLLHTLQLQSWEKTVDCYSPGQGLMPASFKVKTAPLDGSDGKFEEVLDPDFGESAIGRVAPVDSGLWWIIMLRAYGKITGDYTLQERVDVQTGIRLILNLCLTDGFDMFPTLLVTDGSCMIDRRMGIHGHPLEIQALFYSALRCSREMLIVNDGTKNLVAAVNNRLSALSFHIREYYWVDMKKLNEIYRYKTEEYSTDAVNKFNIYPDQIPSWLVDWIPDEGGYLIGNLQPAHMDFRFFTLGNLWSIVSSLGTQQQNEGILNLMETKWDDFVAQMPLKICYPAMEYEEWRIVTGHGHIIMADPGQHSCGSSHWPASRWERQN, from the exons ATGAGCAGTAGCAATTGTATTGGAGTCTACACCATGAGGCCGTGTTGTAGAATTCTAATGGGCTATGGCTACAGGAGCGCTTCAACTTTCGGTTCCTCGGGGCCGAAATTGAGCCGTGCAGTTGTTGATAATGTGTCGAAATTACGATCTAGGAGCTGTAGTGGTGAGAGTGTAGGGTGTATACGTGGAATTGATCCGAATCGGAGAGGTTTTAATGTGTCCGATTCGGAGTGGAGCCATCAGCCTAGGGTTGGTTATAGTGGTGTAAATAGAGTTAAGAGAGGTGTTTTAGTGATCCGGAATGTGGCGTCGGATTTTAGGAACCACTCGACCTCGGTTGATAGTCAGGTTAACGGGAAGTCGTTTGAGAGTATTTATATTCAAGGTGGCTTGAATGTGAAACCTTTGGTGATAGAGAGAATTGAGACCGGTAACGGTGATGTTGTCAAAGAAGAAGAGTCTAGGGTAGAGGTTAATGGCgcaaatgtaaatgtaaatataggTGATTCCAAGGGTTTGAATGACTCCAAAGTTGAGACAGAGTTGTCCGAAACTGAAAAGGAGGCGTGGAGTTTGCTTCGAGAATCGGTTGTTGATTATTGTGGGAATCCGGTGGGAACTCTTGCCGCTATTGATCCAGCAGACAAGACGCCGCTCAATTATGATCAGGTCTTTATTCGGGATTTTGTTCCCTCGGCACTTGCTTTCTTGCTTAATGGAGAGCCTGAGATTGTCAAGAACTTTCTTCTTCACACATTGCAGTTACAG AGCTGGGAAAAGACAGTCGATTGTTACAGCCCTGGGCAAGGGTTGATGCCGGCAAGCTTCAAAGTTAAGACTGCTCCTCTTGATGGAAGTGATGGAAAATTTGAGGAAGTTTTAGATCCTGACTTTGGCGAATCAGCCATTGGACGTGTTGCACCTGTTGATTCAG GTTTGTGGTGGATAATTATGTTGAGAGCTTATGGAAAAATCACAGGTGACTATACATTACAAGAACGGGTGGATGTCCAGACAGGCATAAGATTGATACTTAATCTCTGTTTAACTGATGGATTTGACATGTTTCCTACTCTGCTAGTGACGGATGGTTCCTGTATGATTGACAGAAGGATGGGTATTCATGGACACCCCCTTGAAATCCAA GCATTATTTTACTCAGCTCTACGCTGCTCCCGTGAAATGCTCATTGTCAACGATGGAACAAAAAATCTGGTTGCTGCAGTCAACAATCGACTGAGTGCACTTTCTTTTCACATTAGAGAGTACTATTGGGTGGATATGAAGAAACTCAATGAGATTTACCGTTATAAGACAGAGGAGTATTCTACAGATGCCGTCAATAAATTCAATATCTATCCAGATCAAATTCCTTCTTGGTTGGTGGACTGGATTCCTGATGAAGGTGGTTACCTCATTGGCAATTTACAACCTGCCCATATGGATTTTAGGTTCTTCACTCTCGGAAATCTTTGGTCTATTGTATCATCTCTTGGTACCCAACAACAGAATGAGggtattttgaatttgatggaGACCAAATGGGATGATTTTGTGGCTCAAATGCCTCTGAAGATTTGTTACCCTGCCATGGAGTATGAAGAATGGCGTATAGTTACTG GCCATGGTCATATCATAATGGCGGATCCTGGCCAACACTCCTGTGGCAG TTCACATTGGCCTGCATCAAGATGGGAAAGACAGAATTAG